The sequence below is a genomic window from Lycium ferocissimum isolate CSIRO_LF1 chromosome 9, AGI_CSIRO_Lferr_CH_V1, whole genome shotgun sequence.
ACCTCTATGCCTGCCTCGTCTGAGCCTGCTTCTCGAACTGCATTTCATCCTGATAATTACACCCACTCCTGTCATCCCTTGTATGTGCATCTATCTAATGTGTTAGGTTCCTCTCTAGTAACTACACCTTTTGATGGTACTGGTTATGGTAGTTGGAGAAGaaatatattggtggccttgtctGTACGGAATAAGCTAGGTTTTATCCAAGGAATCTCTACTAGACCTCCTGATAGTTCGCCTTTAGCCAGGCAATGGCAGCGTTGCAATGATTTGGTAGTATCATGGTTGATAAATTCTCTTACTAAGGACATTGCTCGTAGTGTAGAGTATTCAAAACTAGCCCAGGGTATATGGAGTGAACTGGAGGAAAGGTATAGTACAGCTGATGGAGCTAGGATTTTTGAACTTAAAAAGGAATTACCTCATATCTCTCAGGGCTCATTAGACATAACATCATACTTCAATGTGATTAAGCAACTTTGGGATGAAATCAGCTCTATTTCTACTAATCACTGTTCTTGTGGGGGAAGCAAAAAGGCTGATGATGAACAAAAGCTTTATCAGTTTTTAATGGGCCTGAATGACACATATCTTCAAGCTAGGAGCAATATCTTAATGATCAAGCCCCTTCCCAGTGTCAGTAATGTCTATGGTATATTGTTGGCTAATGAAAAACAACGAAACATATCATGCACTTCTCAGTTTTCATCTGGTTCTGCCTCCTTTCATGTTGGAGCTTCCGGTTCCAATTCTTATCCTAGGCAATAATTTCCTAATAATGAGACTCTATCTGGTTCTGGTTTTCACAAAGGAAGTACTTCCAACTCCAATCCCCATGCTAATACTTCTAGACAACAATTTTCTCCCAGAATcaattttgattttcaaaattagACCTCTCTCCATTGTAAGTACTACAAAAGATCTGGGCATAGTATTGAAAAGTGCTATAGGCTACATGGTTTCCACCAGGTTTCAAGTTTACAAAAGGTGGTAACCCAAGAAAGACTGCTGCTCATGTTGAGGTTGAATCCTCCAATAACTCTTTTGGGTATTCTGATGCTGTTGGATCTGAACAGACTTATTCCCTTCATGGTCTGACCAAAGACTAGCATTCCCAGTTAATATCAGTGATGCAACAGACCCACATTTCTGATTCCACTTCTGCTTCTTGCCTCATGGCTTCTGCTAACTTTGCTGGTAAGCTGATGAATGATAGTTTAGGCATTAGAACTTGCTTGTTTACTAGAATAGAAAATACAATATGGATCATAGATTCTGGAGCTTCTGACCACATGACATCTGATAAAACTATCCTCTTCAATATGCAAACTCTTTCTATTCCCTATCTAGTTACTCTCCCTAATGGCTATAAAGTCAAGGTTACAAATGTTGGTTCTTTGACTTTGTTTCCTGATCTTGTTCTTCACAGTGTGCTTTACATTCCTAGTTTTCAACACAACCTTCTTTCTGTTTCTAAACTTGTTGCTAAAGATGGTGATAATGTTAATTTCACCAACACTATATGTACCTTACAGGGCCCTTCTCTGAAGAAGCCACTGGTTCTTGGTAGGGCTGATAGTGGACTCTACAAGCTCTGCTACTATCCAGCTGCTCTATCTTCGGATTCTTCTAATGGGTGTACTGTTCCTGCTGTACCTTCTTCTGTTACTTTTCCTGTTTCTTCAGTCTCTAAAATTCCTACTTTAGTATGTGCTGATTCGGTTGCTGTAGTTGATGGTGTAACTGCTGCTGTAAATATGAATAAAACTTAAGTACTTTGGCATTATAGACttgggcacctacctttttcTAAAATGAAGAACATTTCTCACCTTGGGTCTCATTTGTCCTCTAAACAGTCTTTTGATTGCCCTGTTTGTTCACTTGCCAAGAAGTCCAGGTTATCCTTCCCTGATAGTTCCATCAAAAGCACTGCCCCTTTCCAACTTATACACATAGATACTTGGGGGCCTTACCATAGTCCCACCTATGATGGATCCAAATATTTTCTTACCATTGTGGATGATTATTCTAGGGCAACTTGGACTCACTTATTAGGTGCCAAAGGAAATGCCTTCACTCTTCTTAAGGCCTTTTTAGCAATGGTAGAAACTAAATTCCATACAAAGGTTCAAATAATAAGGAGTGACAATGCTTTAGAGCTAGGCTCTAGTCTGTCTGgttctaagtttttttttctgatttagGGATCATACATCAAACTTCCTGTCCACATACCTCACAACAAAATGGGGTAGTGGAGAGGAAACACAGACATCTGTTAGACACTGCCAGAGCACTACTATTTCAATCTCACCTTCCCATTAGATTTTGGGGAGATTGTATTCTTACAGCTACATATTTGATCAACAGGTTCCCATCTCCTTTGCTTAATCACAAAAGTCCTTATGAACTGCTTTATGGGACTGTTCCCAGTTATAGTCATCTCAAATCTTTTGGTTGCTTGTGCTATTCTACCATACCTAAAACACATAGGGATAAGTTTCAACCGAGGGCCTCTCCATGTGTGTTTGTTGGTTTTCTTTTTGCCAAGAAGGGTTTTAAATTGTACAACCTTGACTCCAAATCTTGTTTCATTTCTGGGGATGTGCTTTTTCATGAGTACATTTTACCTTTCCTTAACTTTAGTACTGGTTCTCCTGCTTCCTGTCCTTTTCCTTCTTCAGCTTACTTTGAGGATCCCTCTTCTTTTCCCAATTCTGCTCCTGTTTTTATTCCCCCTAATTCTGCTGCCCCTCCAGCTTCCTCTCCTGTACCAACTTCCCGAATTCCTCATCCTCATGTTGTTTCTCCTGTCCATTCTCCTGCTATTTCCTTCCCAGTTCCCTCTCCTCCTCTTATTGTCAATCTTAGGAATTCCACTAGACCTAGAACTAGACCTAGTTATGTAGACAATTATATTTGCAATTCTTCTACCTCCACCTGTGATCCATCTTGTTCTATGCCTAGTCAGCAACATGTTTTTAAGCCTTATACTTATTCTCAGGCTGCCTCACTTCCTGAGTGGCAAGATGTCATGAGAAAAGAATTTGAGGCCTTGGAGGCAAATGGAACTTAGGCCATTGTTCCCTTGCCCACTGGTAAAAAGCCCATTGGGTGTAAATGGGTTTTTAAGGTCAAGTATAAAGCAGGTAGTATTGAGAGGTATAAGTCTAGGTTGGTGGTTAGGGGGGACACCCAACTTGAGGGGattgattttcatgaaactttttCCCCTGTTGTAAAGATGCCAACCATTAAAACCCTCATTGTTGTTGCTGTTAAACAACACTGGCCCCTTTACCAATTAGATGTTAATAATGCTTTTCTGCATGGTGACTTGGATGAGGAAGTCTCTATGAAGCTTCCTCCTGGTTTAACAGTTTTTTCCCCTCCTGCCTATGGTCCATTGGTTTATAAATTGCAAAAGTCACTTTATGGTTTAAGGCAAACCTCTAGACAGTGGTATGCTAAAATTTCCCAAGCATTGCAATCAAAAGGTTATTCTCATTCTCTTAATGATTACTCTTTATTCAGTAAGGGGTCTAGggattcttttgttattttggcTGTTTATGTGGATGATATTGTGATTACTGGGACTGCCTCTGAGGAAATATCTAATCTCAAGAGTTTTCTTAATGATACTTTCAAGATAAAGGATTTAGGGCTCCTGAACTATTTCCTTGGCATTGAGGTCTTATATACCCCTAGTGGTGTGCTGTTACATCAGAAAAAGTTTGTTGCTGACCTGTTGAAAGAATTTCATTGTGATATTGTTTCTCCTGTTCTCTGTCCTTTGGAGCTTCATGCCAAGCTCA
It includes:
- the LOC132031606 gene encoding uncharacterized protein LOC132031606, which encodes MTNGTGTESLATSGDTSMPASSEPASRTAFHPDNYTHSCHPLYVHLSNVLGSSLVTTPFDGTGYGSWRRNILVALSVRNKLGFIQGISTRPPDSSPLARQWQRCNDLVVSWLINSLTKDIARSVEYSKLAQGIWSELEERYSTADGARIFELKKELPHISQGSLDITSYFNVIKQLWDEISSISTNHCSCGGSKKADDEQKLYQFLMGLNDTYLQARSNILMIKPLPSVSNVYGILLANEKQRNISCTSQFSSGSASFHVGASGFKFTKGGNPRKTAAHVEVESSNNSFGYSDAVGSEQTYSLHGLTKD